The following are from one region of the Etheostoma spectabile isolate EspeVRDwgs_2016 chromosome 15, UIUC_Espe_1.0, whole genome shotgun sequence genome:
- the srebf1 gene encoding sterol regulatory element-binding protein 1 isoform X3 — MNSLSFDDPSLDNLDPTLSLNDPSDIDTALLNDIDDMLQLISNQDMEFGGLFDNPPYTVPPPTQELSGLTQSITSPAPPTTTTTPPPSSSSSILSSSPHLDALLGPPITRSSSTPDKAFQPPTFQQSPLAQVPNSTQRQQPASPQQAQSLKQPQVEQPQPVLSPSAPAQAASPHGSPTPNPVFSSTAQALFTLPAPQTPPQTPPQLQPQPQLQLQTQLQPQLQPQPQSQSQPVQTNYSNNISYTTASVSQPTAILSSSPPNGQQVTIQAQLPGLTTTSPILATSASPPVQTIAPHIQQVPVLLQPQFIKAESLLLTTLKHDPCMVTTMASSLATTTPVQSTSLQAFMGGGTILTTVPVMVDTDKLPINRIAISGKPVGLPPKGEKRTAHNAIEKRYRSSINDKILELKDLVAGTEAKLNKSAVLKKAIDYIRYLQQTNQKLKQENMAFKMAAQKNKSLKDLVAMEVDGPADVKNELPTPPASDVGSPSSFSHCSSDSESDSPMGEDTKQPSVGMLDQSAAGGSAGGMLDRSRMALCTFTLLFLSLNPLAALLCSSGSSSVGSPSATATHPAGRSVLGLDIAVDSWGWMDWMLPTILVWLLNGILVSGVLIRLLVYGEPVTRPHSGSSVLFWRHRKQADLDLARGDFAQASQNLWTCLKALGRPLPISQLDLACSALWSLLRFCLQRLWVGRWLATRAGGLRSDRPLKEDACKSSRDASLVYHRLHQLHMTGKLNGSHLSAVHMALSAVNLAECAGSCLPVASLAEVYVSAALRVKASMPRILHFTSRVFLSSARQACLSSSGSVPPAMQWLCHPLGHRFFVDGDWAIRSTPKESIYSQAGNTVDPLAQVTQAFREHLLEKALYCVAQPHGEKSPSQGEGEYADALEYLQLLISASDAAGATSQSFAIGSNMAIVTGCDPHSKWWSSVTVVIINWLQGDDAAAERLYPTVEHLPRSLQNAESLLPKACLNTFRAVRALLSKPENCQLSLSYSDKASALLRDSLNLGPHCHSSSLDKVVQLLLCDLLLVMRTNVWRLQQQGAGPAGSGLVSSSGPPGVHQASPPELQGFQQDLSSLRKLAHSFRPAMRRLFLHEATARLMAGASPTRTHQLLDRSLRRRATPGAKTEECETRPGQREQAEAVMLACRYLPPSFLSAPGQRVGMLADAARTLEKLGDKRTLQDCQQMIIKLGSGTTVTNS; from the exons ACATGCTACAGCTCATCAGCAACCAGGACATGGAGTTTGGAGGATTGTTTGATAACCCTCCATACACAGTGCCTCCTCCCACCCAAGAGCTTTCTGGTTTGACCCAGTCCATCACCTCACCTGCCCCTCCAACCACAACTACAACACCTCCaccttcatcttcctcttccaTCCTAAGCAGTAGCCCCCACCTGGATGCGCTCCTGGGCCCTCCCATCACCCGTAGTTCCTCCACGCCAGACAAGGCATTCCAGCCTCCCACCTTCCAGCAGTCCCCCCTGGCCCAGGTGCCCAACTCCACACAGAGGCAACAACCAGCCTCCCCACAGCAGGCTCAGAGCCTCAAACAGCCCCAGGTGGAGCAGCCCCAGCCCGTTCTCAGCCCGTCCGCCCCCGCCCAGGCAGCTTCACCTCATGGCTCACCAACACCGAACCCAGTTTTTAGCTCCACAGCCCAGGCCCTCTTCACCTTGCCTGCACCCCAGACTCCACCTCAGACTCCGCCTCAGCTCCAGCCTCAGCCCCAGCTGCAGCTGCAGACACAACTTCAGCCCCAACTTCAGCCCCAGCCCCAGTCTCAGTCACAACCGGTCCAGACCAACTACAGCAACAATATCAGCTACACAA CTGCCAGTGTGAGCCAACCCACAGCGATCTTGTCATCATCACCTCCAAATGGACAGCAAGTGACCATCCAGGCTCAGCTCCCAGGGCTGACGACCACTTCACCTATCCTGGCCACGTCAGCGAGCCCGCCAGTTCAAACCATTGCACCCCACATACAGCAAGTACCT GTGTTGCTACAACCCCAGTTCATTAAGGCTGAGTCTCTGCTGCTGACCACTCTGAAGCACGACCCCTGCATGGTCACTACTATGGCCTCATCCCTGGCCACCACCACCCCAGTGCAGAGCACTTCACTGCAG GCCTTTATGGGTGGTGGTACCATCCTGACCACGGTGCCTGTCATGGTGGACACTGACAAGCTGCCTATCAACCGCATCGCCATCAGCGGTAAGCCGGTGGGCCTGCCACCTAAGGGAGAGAAGCGCACAGCCCACAACGCCATCGAGAAGCGTTACCGCTCCTCAATTAATGACAAAATCCTCGAGCTCAAAGATCTCGTGGCTGGTACTGAGGCCAAG CTCAACAAGTCTGCAGTGCTGAAGAAAGCCATCGACTACATCCGTTACCTTCAGCAGACCAACCAGAAACTCAAACAGGAGAATATGGCTTTTAAAATGGCAGCCCAGAAAAACA AATCTCTCAAGGACCTGGTTGCCATGGAAGTGGATGGACCAGCTGATGTGAAGAACGAGCTGCCCACCCCGCCAGCCTCTGATGTGGGCTCCCCCAGCTCTTTCTCACACTGTAGCAGTGACTCAGAGTCTGACAGTCCGATGGGTGAGGACACTAAG CAGCCTAGTGTGGGCATGTTAGACCAATCGGCAGCAGGAGGAAGTGCTGGCGGCATGTTGGACCGTTCCCGCATGGCTTTGTGCACCTtcaccctcctcttcctctctctcaacCCTCTGGCCGCCCTGCTCTGCTCATCCGGTAGCAGCTCAGTTGGAAGCCCctcagctactgccacccatccTGCAGGAAGAAGTGTCCTGGGTTTGGATATCGCAG tgGACTCATGGGGCTGGATGGACTGGATGCTGCCAACTATACTGGTGTGGCTACTGAACGGTATTCTGGTGTCAGGGGTTCTGATCCGACTGTTGGTGTATGGAGAGCCTGTAACCAGACCTCACTCTGGATCCTCTGTCTTGTTCTGGAGGCACCGCAAGCAGGCTGACCTGGACCTAGCTAGA GGAGATTTTGCCCAGGCCAGTCAGAACCTATGGACCTGTCTGAAGGCTCTAGGTCGTCCTTTACCTATCTCTCAGTTGGACCTAGCCTGTTCTGCACTCTGGTCCCTGCTAAGATTCTGCCTCCAGCGCCTTTGGGTGGGCCGCTGGCTGGCTACCAGGGCTGGGGGGCTGCGATCTGACCGCCCCCTGAAGGAGGACGCCTGCAAAAGCAGCCGAGACGCCTCCCTTGTTTACCACCGCCTGCATCAGCTTCACATGACAG GTAAGCTGAATGGTAGCCATCTGTCAGCAGTCCACATGGCTCTAAGTGCGGTAAACCTGGCAGAGTGTGCTGGCTCCTGTTTGCCTGTAGCCAGTCTGGCTGAGGTCTACGTCTCTGCAGCTCTACGGGTCAAAGCCAGCATGCCAAGGATCCTGCATTTTACCTCT CGTGTGTTCCTGAGCAGTGCCCGTCAGGCGTGCCTGTCGTCCAGTGGCAGTGTGCCTCCAGCTATGCAGTGGCTGTGCCACCCACTAGGTCACCGCTTCTTTGTGGATGGGGATTGGGCTATTCGCAGCACTCCCAAAGAAAGCATCTACAGCCAGGCTGGCAATACAG TGGATCCTCTGGCCCAGGTGACTCAGGCATTCAGGGAACACCTCCTCGAGAAAGCTCTCTACTGCGTGGCCCAGCCTCATGGAGAGAAAAGCCCCAGTCAGGGAGAGGG GGAGTATGCTGATGCCCTGGAGTACCTCCAGCTGTTGATTAGTGCGTCAGATGCAGCTGGCGCCACTTCCCAGTCCTTTGCTATTGGCTCCAACATGGCTATTGTGACTG GCTGTGACCCCCACTCAAAGTGGTGGTCCTCAGTTACTGTGGTGATCATCAACTGGCTCCAAGGAGATGACGCTGCGGCAGAGAGACTGTATCCGACTGTTGAGCACCTACCCCGCAGTCTGCAGAACGCAGA GAGTCTTCTGCCCAAGGCGTGTCTGAACACATTCAGGGCGGTGCGGGCTCTGCTGTCCAAGCCTGAAAACTGCCAGCTGAGTCTGAGCTACAGTGACAAGGCCAGTGCCCTGCTTCGAGACAGCCTCAACCTAGGACCACACTGTCACAGCTCCAGTTTAGACAAG GTTGTCCAGTTGCTCTTGTGCGATCTTTTGTTGGTGATGAGGACTAACGTGTGGCGCCTGCAGCAGCAGGGGGCCGGTCCTGCCGGGTCAGGGTTGGTGAGTAGCAGCGGCCCCCCAGGGGTCCACCAGGCCTCCCCGCCGGAGCTTCAAGGCTTTCAGCAGGATCTCAGCTCCCTACGCAAGCTGGCACACAGCTTCAGGCCTGCAATGCGAAGA TTGTTTCTTCATGAAGCCACTGCCAGGCTGATGGCAGGGGCCAGTCCCACCCGCACACATCAGCTCTTGGATCGCTCGCTGCGACGCAGGGCAACACCCGGAGCCAAGACAG agGAGTGTGAGACGCGGCCAGGCCAGCGGGAGCAGGCAGAGGCTGTAATGCTGGCGTGCCGCTAccttcctccctcctttctGTCGGCTCCTGGCCAAAGGGTGGGCATGCTGGCGGATGCAGCTCGCACCCTGGAGAAGCTGGGGGACAAGAGGACCCTCCAGGACTGCCAGCAAATGATCATCAAGCTGGGCAGCGGCACCACCGTCACCAACAGCTAG